From the genome of Gryllotalpicola protaetiae:
GAAGTACGTCTTCTTCTGGATGTTCGGGTCGAAACGACGCTTGTTGCGTCGGTGCGAGTGCGAAATGGTGTGACCGAAGCCGGGAACGGCACCGGTCACCTGGCACACTGCTGCCATGTGATTCCTCCATCACTACCGATGCCCCAGACGGGGCATCCCAAGATCTCTTGTCGGCACACGCCAGTACCCGCTTCTGGTGAAAGGGCTTGGTGTGAGCGAACCGGCTCGAGGAGTCCGAGCCAGACAAACCTCAAGTTTAGCAGAGACCGACGGATGCCTTTACCACGCGTCCGGCGTCAGCGCGAGCACGACGCGCAGAGCCCGAACACGTCGACCACGTGCTGCGGCTCGGTGAAGCCGTTGGCGGCCGCCACCTTCTGCGCCCACTCCTCGACGGGGTCCGCCGAGATCTCGACGGTCAGCCCGCAGTTGCGGCAGATCAGGTGGTGATGGTGCCCGGTCGAGACGCAGGCGCGATAGAGCGCCTCGCCCTCCGGCGACTGCAGTGAGTCGGCCTCGCCCTCGACGGCGAGCGAGGCGAGCGCGCGGTAGACCGTCGCGAGGCCGATCGGCGACCCGCCGTCGCGCAGGGCGCTGTACAGGCCCTGCGCGCTCACGAAGTCCTCGCGGGTCGACAGCGCCTCGCGCACGGCCTCGCGCTGCCAGGTGTTGCGCTTCGGTGCGGTCACGCCATCACCTCCGCAGAGACGCCGGCGTCAGGCATCCGCCTGCCCGAGATGCCGCGACGCGCACGTACGCCTGCGATCACGCGGCAGACCACGTAGATCGCGAACGAGATGGTGGTGACATACGGGCTGATCGGCACCGAGCCGCCGAGCGCCAGCAGGATGCCGCCGACCACAGACACGACGCCGAAGATCACGCTGAGCAGCGGAACGACGAGCGGCGACGCCGACACCCGCAACGCGGCGGCGGCCGGCGTCACGAGGATCGACAGCACCAGCAGCGCACCGACGATCTGCACCGAGACCGCGACCGTGAGCCCGAGCAGCAGCATGAACACGATCGACAGGCCGCGCACCGGCACACCGCGTGCCGCGGCCACGTCGGCGTCGATCGACGCGAAGCTGAGCGGCCGCCACACGATCGCGAGCCCGATGAGCACGATGACCGCGATCGCGATCAGCCAGCCGACCTGCGGGTCGTCGATCGCGACGATCTGGCCCGTCAGCAGGCCGAACTTGTTCGCGCTGCGGCCCGGGTACAGCGCGAGGCACAGGATGCCGAGGCCGAGGCCGAACGGCATCAGCACCGCGGTGATGCTGTTGCGCTCGCGAGCCCGCGCCCCGAGCAGGCCGATCAACAGGGCGGCGACGAGCGAGCCGATGATCGACCCCTGCACGACGCCGATGCCGAGCAGCAGTCCGGCCGACGCGCCGGCGAACGACAGCTCGCTGATGCCGTGCACCGCGAACGCCATGTCGCGGCTCATCACGAACACGCCGATCAGGCCGCCGATCAGGCCGAGCACCGCGCCCGCGATGATCGAGTTGCGCAGCAGCACGAGCAGCTGGCCGTAGTCGCTGAAGTTGAAGACCTGCCCCCAGAAATCCGCCGAGTGCGTCACAGCGCGACCGCCTCTGCGTCTTCGGGGTTGTGGTCGCAGACCTCTTCGTGGCCGGCGTCGTGGTGCTCGTCGTGCGGTGCGTGCCCGCTGTCCGGTGTGCCGACCACGATGATGCGGCCGCGGGCGTGGACGACGTCGACCGGCGACCCGTAGAGCGCGCTCAGCACGTCGCTGCGCAGCACCTCGTCCGGCGTGCCGATGCGGAACCGGCCGCCGGCCAGGTAGAGCACGCGGTCGACGATCGACAACACCGGGTTCACGTCGTGCGTCACGAACAACACGCCGAAACCGCGCTCGTGCCGGTGCCGGTCGATCAGCTCGCTGACGGCGCTCTGGTTGCTGAGGTCGAGCGAGGCGAGCGGCTCGTCGGCGAGCAGCAGGCGAGGGTCGGATGCCAGCGCCTGGCCGATCCGCAGCCGCTGCTGCTCCCCGCCGGACAGCGTCGAGACCGGGACGTTCGCGTAGGCCGTCGCGCCGACGTCGGCGAGCAGCCGGTCGACCCTGGCGCGCTTCGAGCGGCTCGGCCAGAAACCCCACTTGCCGCCGTCGATGCCGAGGCCGACGAGGTCGCGCGCGCGCAACGGCGTGCCCTCGTCGGCGAGCTTCTGCTGCGGCACGTATCCGATGCGCGGGTTCCCGGCCGTGACGGGCTCACCGGCGACCAGTGCCTCGCCCGCGCTCAGCGGCTGGCGACCGAGGATCGCGCGCAAGAGGCTGGTCTTCCCCGAGCCGTTCGCGCCGAGCACCGCGATGAACTCGCCGGGCGCGACGTCGAGGTCGAGCCCCTGCCAGAGCGTGCGGCGATCGAAGCGCAATGTGGCGCCCCGCAGGCTCAGGACTGAGCCGGCGGGGTGCTCACGTGCAGTGATATCACTCGCCAAGCGCGCTGCCGATCGCCTGGAGGTTCGAGGTCATCCACTCAATGTAGTTCTTGCCTGCAGGCAGCGTCTCGGTCACCGGCACGACAGCGACGTGGTTCTGCTTCGCGGCATCCAGCACGGCCTGCGTCTGCGCACCCGTGGTCTGCTCGTTATAGGCGAGCAGCTTCACCTGGCCGCTGCTGTACAGGTCGAGGGTCTGCTTCAGGACCGTCGGTGCGACGTCCGTGTCGTTCTCGATCGCCTCGCTGAACTTCTCGGGCGTGACGTTCGTGAGCCCGATGGCGTTCAGCATGTAAAGGGGAACCGGCTCGGTGATCGTCACAGCGGTGCCCGCATGCGCGGTCTTGAGCTGCGCCTCGGTGGCCTCGAGGCTCGCGAGCTGCTGGTCGAAGCTCTTCGCGTTGGCCGCGAAGTCGGCGGCGTCTTTCGCGTCGGCCTTGGCGAACGCCGCCTCGAGCTTTCCAGCGACCTTCTGCACGGTCGGGAAGTCGTACCAGAGGTGCTCGTTGAAGTCACCGTCGCTCGGGTGCTGGTCGTAACCCGAGATGTCCGCAGCGACCAGGGTGGTCGGGTTCTGCTTCGAGGCCTTCACCATCTTTCCGACGAAGTCGTCATAGCCGGCGCCGTTCGAGACGACCACGTTCGCCTTCGAGATCGCCAGCTGGTTGCGAGCGTCGGCCTGGTACTCGTGGGGATCCTTGTCGGGGTCGTCGATGATCGACGTCACCTTCACGTGGTCGCCGCCGATGGCGCTCGCGACCGAGCCCCACACGTCGGTCGACGCGACGACGTTGATCGACCCCGTCTTCGCCGGGTCGGTGGCGCCGGATGCTTCGGCCGAGCACCCGGCGAGGGCGAGCACGGCAGCGGTGAGGGCGATGGGGGCAAGGAGGCGCGATCGGTTCACGTCTTCGACGCTACGCCTTATTGATAATGATTGTCAAAACCACGAGCGCACCCGCGCGCCGGCTAACGCTGCCGATGAAGCGTGGCGCTCACCTCAAGAATCCGCTCGATCGACTCTTCTTCGCCGATCGAGATGCGGATGCCCTCATCGGCGAACGGCCGCACCGCGATGTCCGCGTCGAAGAACGCGTCGGCGGCAGCGGTCGTGTGTTCGCCCGTCGGCAGCCAGACGAAGTTGCCCTGCGCGGACGGGACGGCCCAACCCTGTTCGATCAGCTCGCCGCGCAGGCGGTCACGGCGCACGACGATCTCGGCGACGCGCTCGTCGAGCAGCGGCTTGCGGTCGAGGCTCGCGAGCGCCGCCGCGAATCCGAGCTCGGTGACCGCGAATGGGATCGCGGTCGCGCGCGCAGCCGCGAGCAGCCGCGCCGGGCCGATCGCGTAACCGACGCGCAGGCCGGCCAGGCCGTACGCCTTCGAGAAGGTCCGTGTGATCACGAGGTTGGGGTACTCGCCGATCAGCTTCTCGCCGTCGACGGCGAGCGGGTCGGTGACGAACTCCTGGTACGCCTCGTCGAGCACGACGAGCACCTCGGCCGGCACGGCCCGCATGAACGCTTCGAACGCGTCGGCCGACACCGCCGGTCCGGTGGGGTTGTTGGGGGAGCACACGACCACGACGCGGGTGCGCTCGGTGACGGCCGCGGCCAGCGCGGGGAGATCGTGCTCGAGCGCGTCGGTGAGCGGCACGTGCGCGCTCGTCGCGCCGGTGATCGTGACGAATCCGGGGTAGGCCTCGAACGAGCGCCAGGCGTAGACGATCTCGTCACCGCGCCCGGCCGCCGCCAGGAACAGCTGCTGCAGCAGCGACGACGACCCCGCGCCGACGATGACCTCGCTGAATTCGACGCCGTAGCGGTCGGCCAGCCGGGTGCGCAACGCCACCGCGGCGCCGTCTGGGTAGCGGTTGATCTCGACGTGTGCGGCCGCCGCCTCGAGCACGCCGGGCAGCGCGGGGTAGGGGTTCTCGTTGCTGGACAGCTTGAACCCGTCCGGCGACGGCGAGCGCCCCTGCGAATAGGCCGTCAGCGCGGCGATCTCGGGGCGCAGGCGCACGTTCTCTGACACTCTTCAAAGGTAGCGGCGCACCTGCCAGACTTTCGCCATGCGATTCGTCGTGAAACTGCTGATCAACGCCTTTGCACTGTGGCTCACCACCCTCATCGTGGCCGGCGTGCACGTCACCGCCTGGGACACGGGGTCGGGCTGGGCACTCTTCTGGACCTACATCGTGCTCGCCCTGGTCTTCGGCATTGTGAACGGCATCGTCGGCACGGTGCTGCGCATCGTCGCGTTCCCGCTCTACATCCTGACGCTGGGCCTCTTCTCTCTGATCGTGAACGGCCTGCTGCTGCTCGTCGTCGAGTGGATCAGCGACCACTGGCTGCGCTTCGGCCTCACCGTCGACGGCTTCTGGTGGGGTGTGCTCGGCGCCCTGGTCCTCGGCGTCATCAGCTGGATCGTCGGCCTCATCTTCCGCCCGCTGACGAGTCAGGCGCAGCGCCGCTGACGGATGCCTCACTGACCCGCTCACCGCGCCACAGCGTCACTTCGGGGCGCCGCCCACCCGTGAACTCGGCGAGGGTCTCGCGGGCAGCGACAAGCCGGGGATCGGTCGAGTCGTCCATCTCGGCCGCCGTGCTCACGTAGCCGGTCATCGCGTGCGACGGCAGGCCCGCCGCACCTGCGCGGGCATTCGGCGCAGGCTCGCGCACGAGCAGCCGCTCGTCGACGATCGGGCGCGGGCTCCCGCCAAGAGGGGGCACAGGGTCGTCGGTGTGCTCGACGGCGACGTCCACGGTTCCCGGCGCGGCCACGCCGGCGGTCGGCGAGCCGAAGGTCACGAGCATCGGCGTCGGTGCGATGCCGCTCGTTGCGATCGCGGTGGCGACGATGCCGCCCTGAGAGTGACCGACCGGCACGACCGGCTCGCCCGGCTTCCAGCCGGCCCGCTTGAGCGCCAGGATCGCCGCTCGGGTGGAGCCGGCCGAACCGCCTGCGACGCCGACGACATTCGACGTGTCGTCCCACGGCTCGCCGCGCGCTTCGAGCGACCAGTCGATCGTTCCCGCGGAATACACGACCCAGCGATTCTCGCCGTCCGGCAGCCGGTATCTCTCGACGCGCACCTGAGGGGATCCGGCGCCCGCCGCAGGGATCCGCTTGGCGAGGTCGGCGAAGCCGCACGGCGGCGGCGCACTGTGCGGCGCGGATGCGCGCGCGACCGTCACGGGCGTCTCGTCGAGTGCGTCGCCGGGAAGCGCACGGACGAGCATCAGCAGGCCGGGCAGGCTCACCGAATCCGCGAGCTCACGCAGGGCTCGCACGAGCCAGGGGTCGCTGAACGAGATCGCGTCGTGCTGAGCCGAGTCGATGCCGAACGCGAGCATCAGCTCGGCGAGGGCCGGCAGCGGCCCGGCCAGGCGGGCGAGCAGCGACTCCTGCGCGAGCACGACCCGCTCGGCCCAGCCGTATCCCTCCGCCGCGAGCTCCAGTTCCTTGACGAGCGCCTGCGCGTCGCGCCGTGCCGCGGCGAGCTCGTCTTCCGCGTGACGAATGAGCCGCACGGCGCCGGCGGAGATCGCCGCCGCCGTGCTCGCGGCGTCGCGGAGCTGCTCACGGACGGTGTCGATCCGCGCATCGAGCTCGAGGAGGTCGCGCCGGGCGAGCAGCATCGCCTCGGTCTCGACGGCGACGCTGCCGCCGCCCGACACCGCGATGCTCACAGCCCCGCCTCCGCAGCGACGAGTGCGGCGTGCGCCGACTCGATGCGCTCTCGCAGCCCCTCGACCCGCAGGCCGAACGCCCACCCGGCCGGGCCGCTCCACGTGTTCAGCTCCGGCAGCAGCCTGCGCAGCAGCAGGCAGTCGGCCCCTGCGGCGCGCACGCGCGCGCGAACCTCACCCCGCTGCTGCGCATCGGCGGCTACGTCAGTCATCGTTCATCCACTCCGGCGCGGGGTGGACGACCAGCCTGGCATCGACCGCCGGCACCGACGTGGCCGACTCCGGCATCCGTGCACAATCGCCGCAGCCCAGCCATTGTGGAGGGCGAGATCCCCGGTGCAGTGCGGCAGAATGTGGGGGTGACGTTCGCCTCGCCCGCAGATGACGAGGCCGCCGAGGGCCGATTCCGGGTGTGCTTCGTCTGCAGTGGGAACATCTGCCGCTCGCCGATGGCCGAGGTCGTGTTCCGCGATCTCGCTGCGAAGGCGGGCGTCGGGGCGCGCGTCGCATCGAGCTCGGCGGGCACGGGGGACTGGCACGTCGGCGAGCCGGCCGACCACCGCACGGTCGAGGCGCTGCACCGGCGCGGCTATGACGGCAAGACGCACCGCGCACGCCAGTTCGA
Proteins encoded in this window:
- the rpmB gene encoding 50S ribosomal protein L28, coding for MAAVCQVTGAVPGFGHTISHSHRRNKRRFDPNIQKKTYFVPSLRRNVTLNVSAKGIKVIDARGIEAVVKDILARGEKI
- a CDS encoding Fur family transcriptional regulator, with the translated sequence MTAPKRNTWQREAVREALSTREDFVSAQGLYSALRDGGSPIGLATVYRALASLAVEGEADSLQSPEGEALYRACVSTGHHHHLICRNCGLTVEISADPVEEWAQKVAAANGFTEPQHVVDVFGLCASCSR
- a CDS encoding metal ABC transporter permease; the protein is MTHSADFWGQVFNFSDYGQLLVLLRNSIIAGAVLGLIGGLIGVFVMSRDMAFAVHGISELSFAGASAGLLLGIGVVQGSIIGSLVAALLIGLLGARARERNSITAVLMPFGLGLGILCLALYPGRSANKFGLLTGQIVAIDDPQVGWLIAIAVIVLIGLAIVWRPLSFASIDADVAAARGVPVRGLSIVFMLLLGLTVAVSVQIVGALLVLSILVTPAAAALRVSASPLVVPLLSVIFGVVSVVGGILLALGGSVPISPYVTTISFAIYVVCRVIAGVRARRGISGRRMPDAGVSAEVMA
- a CDS encoding metal ABC transporter ATP-binding protein, whose protein sequence is MRFDRRTLWQGLDLDVAPGEFIAVLGANGSGKTSLLRAILGRQPLSAGEALVAGEPVTAGNPRIGYVPQQKLADEGTPLRARDLVGLGIDGGKWGFWPSRSKRARVDRLLADVGATAYANVPVSTLSGGEQQRLRIGQALASDPRLLLADEPLASLDLSNQSAVSELIDRHRHERGFGVLFVTHDVNPVLSIVDRVLYLAGGRFRIGTPDEVLRSDVLSALYGSPVDVVHARGRIIVVGTPDSGHAPHDEHHDAGHEEVCDHNPEDAEAVAL
- a CDS encoding metal ABC transporter solute-binding protein, Zn/Mn family, whose protein sequence is MNRSRLLAPIALTAAVLALAGCSAEASGATDPAKTGSINVVASTDVWGSVASAIGGDHVKVTSIIDDPDKDPHEYQADARNQLAISKANVVVSNGAGYDDFVGKMVKASKQNPTTLVAADISGYDQHPSDGDFNEHLWYDFPTVQKVAGKLEAAFAKADAKDAADFAANAKSFDQQLASLEATEAQLKTAHAGTAVTITEPVPLYMLNAIGLTNVTPEKFSEAIENDTDVAPTVLKQTLDLYSSGQVKLLAYNEQTTGAQTQAVLDAAKQNHVAVVPVTETLPAGKNYIEWMTSNLQAIGSALGE
- a CDS encoding histidinol-phosphate transaminase, with the protein product MSENVRLRPEIAALTAYSQGRSPSPDGFKLSSNENPYPALPGVLEAAAAHVEINRYPDGAAVALRTRLADRYGVEFSEVIVGAGSSSLLQQLFLAAAGRGDEIVYAWRSFEAYPGFVTITGATSAHVPLTDALEHDLPALAAAVTERTRVVVVCSPNNPTGPAVSADAFEAFMRAVPAEVLVVLDEAYQEFVTDPLAVDGEKLIGEYPNLVITRTFSKAYGLAGLRVGYAIGPARLLAAARATAIPFAVTELGFAAALASLDRKPLLDERVAEIVVRRDRLRGELIEQGWAVPSAQGNFVWLPTGEHTTAAADAFFDADIAVRPFADEGIRISIGEEESIERILEVSATLHRQR
- a CDS encoding phage holin family protein; translation: MRFVVKLLINAFALWLTTLIVAGVHVTAWDTGSGWALFWTYIVLALVFGIVNGIVGTVLRIVAFPLYILTLGLFSLIVNGLLLLVVEWISDHWLRFGLTVDGFWWGVLGALVLGVISWIVGLIFRPLTSQAQRR